Proteins encoded within one genomic window of Onychostoma macrolepis isolate SWU-2019 chromosome 11, ASM1243209v1, whole genome shotgun sequence:
- the mbd1b gene encoding methyl-CpG-binding domain protein 1b — METEEVAAEAPAEPTTEVKDANTEESKEPTESTGIQNHVTDENKEEAVTEKEGESSKDIDKPPCDWLEPLEEDCDDSQSVDGEVESLAGSEWSGSVVSVRKSTGERGGRGVGRPRRRAQCEVDEEWEDWPSLGQGWKRKQVFRRSGTSEGRSDTYYMSPRGHKVRSRVELVKYISESVDLTNFDFKTGQFLGEGPRRRKRRKPDSPQAHFSVPGFPNELADTGGGNPGSSASLSYGTAPKFGSYSVQKGANTVTTPKCSTYASPETDTALPSAAAQLTVDLTEDSAKPTPPPPLGGSVSVAPDRPVNGASGNPQKFFGVCLKCHKTYTFEEGQTLCQNCRLEDNASIVRRRKPYKKRVPCGRCRACQNSVDCGKCVSCRNGRLRLRLNIHSRKVVKCRKRKCLRPIRKDRAVKTPAFPPDLQMQIHSLPAGGAVGAGEVAVSLASEWQFPNTARSLSTTSNISQPSVSEDFEESQSSYLQYSDSEDLSMFFGGNDGDNGLDEMGVPKVRRRSCGKCKGCVRRTDCGSCDFCMDKPKFGGRNKKRQKCRLRQCQREAMKHLLPMDEAEMLFSQGWVTHGRPRYTYGRGRPRSKKLWDFEVSDNEAESYVPKASSSIAQVLNRNRLLHPNHNRKAYVYADVANSHLMNNLPLYNPHKVEMSPQLHIGRAEMIKENGLQGSGISSRALLSARPEFLPMAVPPHCPGDSLRVGNRSQGLAGQEPCQEEQQEDESCPSITQIFSMADSDPTIQGIDVNHELMPLLRSLRSMVLPVLWFCVVVEGPQLQLMQCSKRSTMADTTIHIEPNFHYHISVQGQPLLPTHRLYDSHPSSLATTKEIVALLEDLERYSICQGSGHKKSTTGSEPVVPERAATCDFLVFSETERCEKCKTLQKV, encoded by the exons ATGGAAACAGAGGAAGTAGCGGCTGAGGCACCTGCAGAACCAACAACCGAAGTCAAAGATGCAAATACAGAGGAAAGCAAAGAGCCCACAGAAAGCACAGGCATTCAGAATCATGTCACAGATGAAAACAAAGAGGAAGCTGTAACTGAGAAGGAGGGCGAGTCTTCAAAAGACATCGACAAACCACCTTGTGACTGGTTGGAGCCCCTCGAAGAAGACTGTGATGATTCCCAGAGTGTTGATGGAGAAGTAGAGAGCCTTGCGGGGAGCGAATGGAGCGGAAGTGTGGTTAGTGTTAGGAAAAGCACTGGAGAGAGAGGTGGCAGAGGTGTTGG GAGACCGAGAAGGAGAGCCCAATGCGAGGTAGATGAAGAATGGGAAGATTGGCCGTCATTAGGGCAAGGATGGAAACGCAAACAGGTTTTTCGTCGGTCAGGCACCAGTGAAGGACGCAGTGATACATACTATATGAG TCCAAGAGGTCATAAAGTAAGAAGTAGGGTTGAGCTTGTGAAATATATAAGTGAATCTGTGGACCTcacaaattttgattttaaaacgGGCCAGTTTCTTGGTGAAGGGCCTCGAAGAAGAAAG AGAAGGAAACCGGATTCTCCCCAGGCACACTTTTCTGTACCTGGTTTTCCAAATGAATTAGCAGATACAGGCGGCGGTAATCCAGGATCTTCAGCTAGTCTCAGCTATGGGACGGCTCCGAAGTTCGGCTCATATTCAGTCCAAAAGGGTGCCAATACAGTGACCACGCCAAAATGCAGTACCTATGCTAGTCCTGAGACCGATACCGCTTTACCAAGTGCCGCTGCACAACTTACTGTTGATCTGACTGAAGATTCTGCGAAACcaactcctcctcctcctttgGGCGGTTCAGTGTCTGTGGCCCCAGATAGGCCCGTCAATGGTGCCAGTGGAAATCCACAAAAATTTTTTGG TGTCTGCCTAAAATGTCATAAAACCTATACTTTTGAAGAGGGACAAACTTTGTGCCAGAATTGCAGGCTAGAGGATAACGCAT CAATAGTAAGACGAAGAAAACCCTACAAAAAG cggGTTCCATGTGGCCGATGCCGGGCTTGCCAAAATTCTGTGGACTGTGGAAAATGTGTTAGTTGCAGAAATGGTCGGCTACGCCTTCGACTTAATATCCACTCTCGTAAAGTCGTTAAGTGTCGCAAACGGAAGTGTTTGCGCCCCATCCGTAAAGACAGGGCTGTAaag ACACCAGCGTTTCCCCCAGACttgcaaatgcaaattcattctctgccagcaggaggcgctgttggagcGGGAGAAGTAGCGGTTTCCCTG GCATCAGAATGGCAGTTTCCAAACACGGCCAGATCATTAAGCACAACTTCAAATATTTCACAA ccCTCAGTGTCAGAAGATTTTGAGGAATCACAG AGCTCCTATCTGCAGTACAGTGACTCAGAGGATCTGTCTATGTTCTTTGGGGGTAATGATGGTGACAATGGCCTGGATGAG ATGGGTGTACCAAAAGTACGTCGCCGTTCCTGTGGGAAGTGTAAAGGTTGTGTTCGCCGTACAGACTGTGGAAGCTGTGATTTTTGCATGGACAAACCCAAGTTTGGAggcagaaataaaaaaagacagaaatgcCGTCTGCGACAGTGCCAAAGAGAGGCTATG aagcATTTGCTGCCCATGGATGAAGCGGAGATGCTTTTCTCTCAGGGCTGGGTTACACACGGCAGGCCACGGTACACATATGGACGTGGTAGACCCAGGTCCAAAAAGTTGTGGGATTTTGAGGTTTCAGATAACGAGGCTGAATCATATGTGCCAAAGGCTTCCTCGAGTATTGCCCAGGTGCTGAATCGGAACAGGCTCCTTCATCCCAATCACAATAGAAAG GCTTATGTTTATGCTGATGTTGCTAACAGTCATTTGATGAACAATCTCCCACTCTACAATCCACACAAAGTTGAG ATGAGCCCCCAGCTGCACATAGGACGGGCGGAGATGATCAAAGAAAACGGGCTTCAAGGCAGTGGCATCAGTAGCAGAGCCCTTCTGTCTGCG AGACCAGAGTTTCTTCCTATGGCAGTTCCACCACACTGCCCTGGAGACAGTTTGAGGGTAGGGAATCGATCACAAGGTTTGGCAGGTCAGGAACCATGCCAAGAAGAGCAACAGGAGGACGAGTCTTGTCCGTCG ATCACTCAGATATTCAGCATGGCAGACAGTGACCCTACCATCCAAGGCATCGATGTCAATCATGAACTGATGCCTCTCCTGAGATCTCTTCGTAGCATGGTACTTCCTGTCCTCTGGTTCTGTGTTGTGGTGGAAGGCCCTCAGTTACAGCTGATGCAGTGCTCGAAGCGCTCCACTATGGCAGACACCACCATTCATATCGAGCCCAACTTCCACTACCACATCAGCGTCCAGGGACAGCCGCTCCTGCCCACCCACAGACTCTACGACAGTCACCCGTCTTCTCTCGCCACTACAAAAGAGATTGTTGCGCTCCTTGAGGACCTAGAAAGGTACTCGATCTGCCAGGGCTCAGGGCACAAAAAATCCACAACTGGGTCAGAGCCTGTGGTTCCTGAACGGGCAGCTACCTGTGACTTCCTAGTTTTTTCAGAAACAGAACGCTGTGAAAAATGCAAAACTCTACAAAAAGTATAG